A DNA window from Gemmatimonadota bacterium contains the following coding sequences:
- a CDS encoding FtsX-like permease family protein: VLGASSGDILGLLLKEFAVLIIIASLLAWPAAYLFTRSWLDRFAYRIDLDPGIFLAGSLLVLVIAFCTISFQAIRAARANPVDALRYE, translated from the coding sequence AAGTCCTTGGGGCATCATCTGGCGATATTTTGGGTCTTCTATTGAAGGAATTTGCAGTACTCATCATCATTGCAAGTTTGCTGGCATGGCCTGCCGCATATCTCTTCACCCGGTCATGGCTAGATCGTTTTGCCTACCGAATCGACCTGGATCCAGGCATATTTCTCGCCGGAAGCCTGCTGGTACTTGTGATCGCATTTTGCACCATCAGCTTTCAGGCCATCCGCGCTGCACGCGCCAATCCGGTTGACGCGCTGCGTTATGAGTGA